Within the Sarcophilus harrisii chromosome 2, mSarHar1.11, whole genome shotgun sequence genome, the region ACAGGAACATTTATAATTCAATAAATGATTTGGACACATCAACCAAAGATAGGGAAAATTAGATTTTCAGGATCACGTAATATATCAGTAGCAAAATCCAGGACCCTCAGGATCCCCATCTGCTTAAGCCCATTGTCCCATGAGGCTCtttatttagttgtttcaattgtgtcggACCCTTGGGGGCTCCATTTGGTGTTTTTGGCTAAGGATACTGgagctgtttgccatttccttctccagctaggaagtatctgagtctggatttgaactcagttcttcctgagcCTAGACTATGGTCTCCATATGGTGCTATCTTGGGCACAATGAGGTTTCTACCTGGATCTAAAGGAATATATTCCTTTAGTCTCAGAAGTGACTGACTTGGGTCAGGATGTCACTCATCAGGAATCTGGGGGAACAACAATGCCTTGGCCCTTAACTTCAAGGACTTGAGAGAGCCCCGGGGCTCTGAATGTAAGAGCCGTTTCCTACTCTTCTCTCTCAGATGGACTTGGGGATCCCAGCGATGACCAAATGCTGCAACCAGCTGGATTCCTGCTACGACACCTGCGGCGCCAACAAATACCGCTGCGACGCCAAGTTCCGCTGGTGTCTCCACTCCATCTGCTCGGATCTCAAGCGTAGCCTCGGCTTCGTCTCCAAGGTGGCAGGTAATAGAGAGTCCCCTCCCTCCTCAGACAGGGGCTCCCGCCTTCACTTGGGGTAGTGCCCGAGCCCCCTTTTATCACTGGGTGCAGCGGGACAAGTGGGAAATGGTGGCCACTGCAGGGAAGGAGGGACACGACTCTAGAGAGTATCTCAGGAAACTCCTTGTGCCCTATTATTATGAacctattattaatattaatttattattattaacccatTAGTGACATTATAAATTAACTTATTAGTTAAgctattattaatactattaGCCAGcattttttaagatttacaaaacattttgcgtgttatttcatttaatcctcacaacaacccatattacagatgtggaaattgaggctgagagatgttaaataatttgcccaggatcacacagctagtaactttCTGAGGTATGATTTAAACTCAAATATGTCTAACTCCAAGACCAACATTATCCATGTCACCATACAAATATCTAATGGGAGGGATCCCATTTAACTCATTGAAGAGAAATTAAActatctcatctttaaaaagaaagaaagaaagaatgaatgaatgaatgaattttttttttttgagtgctAATTTTCACGCCCCTTACCCACTCTGAGACTTGACTTTGAAGCCTCTGGGGAAGCCTGCTCCTTAGACTGAAGCAGAGGTCCCTTTCCTCATAGTATGATATTTTCAGTGATCTCTTACcttcaaaaaaggaataaattcagGAATAGCTTTTTACTGATAGTGAGTCCTTCTGCAAGACTCTTGTATACTCCAAAGGATTTTTTGGGGTGATCTTATGATTTGCCttatttctatgattctatgattgtCCAGCTCCACTGAGCAAAACTGGGATGAATCAATTCTACATCCAACTTTGGTGATCGGGGTTGTAACCAGGATTATTGTTACCTGGGTCAAACAAAAGTTGGGAAAGAATTGTGGGACTGTGATGGGGAGGCTCAGTCTGAAGGACAGTCTTCCTTTGGGTATAACTGCTCTAGGAGAAGGGAAAGGCTGACCTTGTTCCCctgagggggtgggagaaagggaatcAGGAGAAAGAATAATCGTGCCCCATAATACAAGTTGAGAGATTCTTTGAGGAGGGATTCAGAGATGGTGGCTGGTGCAAGGAGAGAGACACTCGCCTCTATTTACTTGTTATCTATTGTGTTGCAACAAAGTCTGGGTCACCCATGATACTTTTAAAACTCCTGTTGATGAAGCATTTTGctgttcaaatatatatatacacatatatatgcatatataaattctctcttaaacatatgtatacaatgtgtatatataatgtatatgtgtatgtaatatatatgtattcaaatatatatgtataaattctaTCTTAGAAGTActtattccttcttttattcttattaGAGATTGAGAAATCTGATCATGTCTTCTGTGTAAGAGCCTTCCATATTCATACTTGGTGAAAAGAAATTAGTTataggatgtccatcaattaggatAATGACTGAATGTAATGGTATGCTAtaatacaataagaaatgatgaagaggaagatttgcatgaactgatgcagaatgaagtgagcaaaaagCAGGAGACCAATTTATATAGAAATAGCAAATTGTAATGAAAATTcactttgaaagatttaggaactctGATGAACACAATAGCCAACCATAATTCCAAATGACTCAACATGAAACATGAaaacatatattttcttctctttctttttctattttttttgacaGTGGTTAATGTGGAAATTGTAATTTTTGTAATAggtcttgtttttcttgtcttctcaatggatggaaaaagggagaagggaaggagaaaatttggagctgaaaataaaaggaaatcgaacttttaaaaaaagttccttttATTGCTGTTCCATTTctggggaaatttttctttttttttttttccaatttttttattatagttttttatttacaagatatatgcatgggtaatttttcagcattggtaattgtaaaactttttgttccaactttcccccttcttccccccactcctttcctcagatggcaggtggtcccatacatgttaaatatgttaaagtatatgttaaatacaatgtatgtatacatatccatatagttgttttgctgcacaagaagaattgggcTTTGAAACAATGTACAATTaacccgtgaaggaaatcaaaaatgcaggtggacaaaaatagagggattgggaattctatgtagtggttcacattcatttctctGGGGAAATTTTTCTTGTGCCTcctagaagtttttattttttattcctggGACTTCTGAAGCCAAAGATTTACTGTcagttgttaaatatatatatatatatatatatatatatatgccaaaattatatatatatatatatatatatagtaaaattacAAGCCTAGACAGGTCAAGCAATTGGACTCATTTCACAAGGACAGGGAATATCTGAAAGTGACTTGGGGCTTGCTCATAGGTCTATGTTTATAATCAGCCTTCAAAATAAATGTGTAACAGTCTAAAGGCATGAACTGTTAATCTAGAGAAAAATAGGCCTCAGGGAAAGGAGTATGTATCTGTTTATCTGTGTCTAGTCTAATAGTTTCAGCGGCAGATGAGAAAGTACTGGCTGCTAACCCCACACCAGGTCAAGACATTTTCTGCCCCAAGTAATTGGCTTATCTATCTTGGACTCACGACTcaaagaggaaaaactaaaaataaataggaCAGTTCTGGACCTGCTCTCTCTCCTTCGTCTCTCCACTGGGAAGTACAAACTAGACTGTGAATGAACTATAAATTATTAAGATGCTTCACAAGGGAGAGATTTTAGAAGGGAATTGTTTGTTGTAGGTGAAATTACTGCTCAAGGGACTATTGTGATGGGGAAGTTTGGAGCAGGAGAGAAGGgataaaacatatattaagctCCCTCTGTGGGGCTGGAGGCAAgggataaagcatttattaagcacctaccatgtgtgAGGCACTGAGCTAAGTATTTCTATTAATATTACCTCACTTGAGAGGACTGAATATTAGTTCACTTGAAAGATTTGGAGGCTTTAGTGTACTGCAAGtttaatatgattcataaagtaacaaaactagaagaaattAGCAAATTCTCTTTAAAACTGCATTTAAGAGAAGCATAGTGTTTGGGGATTGAAGCTGTCAGTCTGGCATGGTGAATAGGACACTATACTTAGAGTtaggacctgggtttaaattctgtttctgacATTTAAAAAGATCGTGTGATCtacatttacaaaatgaggggTGTGGATTTAATGTCTCTCAGGGAACCATTCAACCCTAAATTTAGGATCCTAGGAAGTGGTGCTCCTGCCATATCCCACTCATGTCAGACCACCTCCAATGGAATTTAAGGGACGGCATGATTCCCACCAGAATTTTGGTGCAATACTAACCCAAATGGTGAAAACTCAACCATCCAGCGTGAATTAATATGTCCTTGCCCCCCTGATATCCCTGGTTTCCTTTggtctcagctaaagtcccagCTTCTGCAAGGAACCTTTCCCATCTCCCTTAATGCTGCTTCTTTCTCCTTGCTGATTATCTATTTATCTCGCCTGTATCTTATTTGTACAGAGTTGTCATGTTGccctcccattagactgtgaacttaGTGAGAGAGGGactcttttatctttttgccCCCTGTTCTTACAAGTGGCTGGCATCTAGTGGGTGTTTATTGttgttccttctttcttgaagaagaccagtgACATTAAGAGGGAGATGTCTTGACCCGGGAGCTGATAAGTGCCGGCCAAGTGACTTTTTCACTATTTGGGTTGGCATTGGACCAAATTTCTGGTGGGCATCACGCCATCCCTTAAATGATGTTGTCCCCTAGCAATTACTCTATGCTGCAGACTGACagctcattctattttttctctccttgtttTATGTAGCTTGTGATTCTATCGCCGACACGATATTCAATACCGTATGGACCTTGGGCTGCCGGCCATTCATGAACAGTCAGAGGGCAGCCTGCCTCTGCGctgaagaggagaaggaagagttaTGATTAAGCACTGGCTTCCCCCTGCCCTCCAGAGAGACCCCATCTGCCTGGACCCCCCTCACAGGAGACAGTAAAATCACGAGATACTTCATCAGCTATGTTCCATCCTTCCCTGTACCAGCCTAGCTACCACCGAGTAAGAGAGGGAGGGCAGGAAATTACAGCCTGAAAAGGGAGTCATGACTTTTGGGGAGACCTGCCTGCCAGGGAGCAGGAGGGGGATTCTACTGCAAGTCCTGGGGATTCACCTGCCTGGGAAAATTTTCACACAGAGAAAATACAACACTAACTCTGGGAGTTCTGGAGTTGATACTCATCTTTACATGTGAACTTTGGGTAAATCTTAACTCTCACAAGGGGGGTGATGGCTTTCCATCAGGCCGTGTGTTGGTCATCCCTTGCTAGACACAATAaagtgaactttttaaaaattttaaaaagagatgctTTGAGTCTCCGCCATTTAGCTGATTCTAGTTTCTTACTCAGAAAGGCTGTGAAATCTACTGGGTAAGTTTGACTGCCATTCACTATCATCTGCATAGGAgctgaggaagagaaagatgtgGCTAGATCTGGATGAAATTTCCCCATTTTGGTCAAATATATCAGCGGGAGTTATTTCCCTGGGGTAGCAGAAAGATCAACTGGATTTGGATGCAAAAATCCTGCTTGAAATC harbors:
- the PLA2G12B gene encoding group XIIB secretory phospholipase A2-like protein isoform X2, whose translation is MTLVIRVLFLWLSIRSCVGQSESDSDTGESYSDWGLRHIRGSFESVNSYFDSFLELLGGKNGVCQYRCRYGKAPMPRPGYKPQEPNGCSSYFLGLKMDLGIPAMTKCCNQLDSCYDTCGANKYRCDAKFRWCLHSICSDLKRSLGFVSKVAACDSIADTIFNTVWTLGCRPFMNSQRAACLCAEEEKEEL